The genomic DNA ACCATATTGAAATTGCCCATTTTGCTTTATTGCAATTGGCGATAACGCCATGCCATTTGTACCTAAACCAATTGTATAGGTTTTTATACCAAACTCTACTGCTAATTCGCTTGCAATTTTTGGATTAATTGAACCAGAATTGTTTACACCATCTGTTAAAAGTATAATTACTTTGCTTTTTGCCTTACTATCTTTTAACCTATTAACAGCAGTGGCTAAACCCATACCTATTGCGGTTCCTCCTTCTATTATGTTATTATATCTTATTTCTTGAAGCGAGCGTAATACAATACTTTTATCGCTTGTTATTGGTGTTTTTGTATAGCTTTCTCCTGCATATTCTACTAAACCAATACGGTCGTTTGGCCTACCTTTTATAAACTCACTTGCTACATTTTTTAACGCTTCTAAACGATTTGGTTTTAAATCTTTTGCCAACATACTGGCAGAAACATCTATTGCCATAACAATATCTATACCACGAGTTGTTTTTGTTTTTGTAGACACATCTACTGTTCGTGGTCTAGCAATTGCTGTTATTATTAGTGCTAATGCAATAAGTCTTAGTGCAAATAAAAAGTGCTTAAA from Lacinutrix sp. 5H-3-7-4 includes the following:
- a CDS encoding VWA domain-containing protein, yielding MFEGIEFLNKELFWLLLLLPLAIVWYIFKNKQQTAELKISSLKGFKVTSSWLPKFKHFLFALRLIALALIITAIARPRTVDVSTKTKTTRGIDIVMAIDVSASMLAKDLKPNRLEALKNVASEFIKGRPNDRIGLVEYAGESYTKTPITSDKSIVLRSLQEIRYNNIIEGGTAIGMGLATAVNRLKDSKAKSKVIILLTDGVNNSGSINPKIASELAVEFGIKTYTIGLGTNGMALSPIAIKQNGQFQYGRVKVEIDETLLKEIAQVTGGKYFRATNNKKLAEIYDEINKLEKTEIEEFKFYNYEEKFRMFVWIAGILLLFELLLRITIFRSFI